Proteins found in one Subtercola endophyticus genomic segment:
- a CDS encoding MDR family oxidoreductase, producing MVRAIVVDEGVPAEIREVDDDFLQPGEVTIDVEYSSLNYKDGLALSGSRGVVRTWPLIPGIDVVGVVATSSSPRFSPGDRVLLNGDGMGERAFGGFAERARVRADALIHLPEGLTPQRAAAIGTAGFTAMIGVLAIERAGIHPADGDVLVTGAAGGVGSVAVALLTGRGYAVTASTGRADEHGDYLRRLGASAVIDRAEFGELGKPLQKARWVAAIDSVGSATLANVLAQTNYGGIVVSCGLAQGADLPVTVMPFILRAVTLSGANSVEAPLDLRERAWAALAAELDGELLDSMTTTIGLSDVIGAGAEILAGRVRGRTVIDVRR from the coding sequence ATGGTTCGTGCGATCGTGGTCGATGAAGGTGTGCCCGCCGAGATCAGGGAGGTCGACGACGACTTTCTGCAACCGGGGGAGGTCACGATCGATGTCGAGTACTCGAGCCTGAATTACAAAGACGGACTCGCTCTGTCGGGCAGCCGCGGTGTCGTTCGCACCTGGCCACTCATCCCCGGAATCGACGTCGTGGGCGTCGTCGCAACATCGTCATCGCCTCGCTTCTCGCCGGGCGACCGCGTGCTGCTGAACGGCGACGGCATGGGTGAACGCGCGTTCGGCGGTTTTGCAGAGCGGGCCCGGGTGCGAGCGGATGCTCTGATCCACCTGCCCGAAGGCCTCACCCCGCAGCGGGCCGCCGCCATCGGTACGGCCGGCTTCACCGCGATGATCGGCGTTCTGGCCATCGAGCGGGCGGGCATCCACCCCGCCGACGGCGACGTGCTGGTCACTGGAGCAGCGGGTGGAGTCGGGTCGGTCGCCGTCGCGCTGCTGACGGGACGCGGATATGCGGTGACCGCCTCGACCGGGCGCGCCGACGAGCACGGCGACTACCTGCGCAGACTCGGTGCGAGCGCCGTGATCGACCGCGCGGAGTTCGGCGAGCTCGGCAAACCGCTGCAGAAGGCGCGCTGGGTGGCCGCCATCGATTCGGTAGGTAGCGCGACCCTCGCGAACGTGCTCGCCCAGACGAACTACGGCGGAATCGTGGTGAGCTGCGGCCTCGCACAGGGTGCCGACCTGCCCGTGACGGTGATGCCGTTCATCCTGCGCGCGGTGACGCTGTCGGGCGCGAACTCGGTAGAGGCTCCGCTCGACCTGCGCGAGCGCGCCTGGGCAGCACTGGCCGCCGAACTCGACGGAGAGCTGCTGGACTCGATGACGACCACCATCGGGCTGAGCGACGTGATCGGCGCCGGTGCGGAGATTCTCGCCGGCCGCGTGCGGGGGCGCACCGTTATCGACGTTCGTCGGTAA
- a CDS encoding DUF3618 domain-containing protein has translation MSDHEAPLDAPLGAASKAAAAGLKKNQPPAPEKPADTRTRDQIKLDVVKNRKDLSDTLDAIEFKLNVPKQARFAATRVTEKFEELKRENPAVLVAGAAAAAAVLGGVVWLGIRAVRR, from the coding sequence ATGAGTGACCACGAAGCACCACTCGACGCACCCCTCGGAGCAGCGTCGAAAGCCGCGGCCGCAGGGCTGAAGAAGAACCAGCCGCCCGCTCCCGAGAAGCCCGCCGACACGCGCACACGCGACCAGATCAAGCTCGACGTGGTGAAGAACCGCAAAGACCTCTCTGACACGCTCGACGCCATCGAGTTCAAGCTGAACGTGCCCAAGCAGGCTCGCTTCGCAGCAACACGAGTCACCGAGAAGTTCGAAGAGCTCAAGCGGGAGAATCCCGCTGTTCTCGTCGCCGGGGCTGCCGCTGCGGCGGCGGTATTGGGCGGCGTTGTATGGCTGGGCATCCGCGCCGTTCGGCGCTGA
- the hemQ gene encoding hydrogen peroxide-dependent heme synthase: MTDPTPDRAQSPADSNDSAGAVADGAALQPSSIASTSEPLGDTVTAYTLWAVFRRNPGSTQFFDGYDVPSIVEELDGAVLSIESEEVTLRGWYDVSGLRSDADLMVWIHGETPETLQWALRQLRRTALLKGLLPVWNAMGVHRDAEFNKRHMPSFMLGKPPQSWVTVYPFVRSYEWYLLPEAERSQMLRDHGMKGAAFRTTLANTVASFALGDYEWILALEDDDLLNLVDMMRDLRQTDARRHVREEVPFFTGRRIGTAEIVEVLQ; encoded by the coding sequence ATGACAGACCCGACACCCGATCGGGCGCAGAGCCCCGCCGACTCGAACGATTCTGCCGGCGCAGTCGCTGACGGCGCTGCACTGCAGCCGTCGTCGATCGCCTCGACCAGCGAACCCCTCGGCGACACCGTCACCGCCTACACGCTCTGGGCCGTCTTTCGCCGCAACCCCGGTTCGACACAGTTCTTCGACGGGTACGACGTTCCGTCGATCGTCGAAGAGCTCGACGGTGCCGTGCTGAGCATCGAGAGCGAAGAGGTCACTCTGCGCGGCTGGTATGACGTGTCGGGCCTGCGCAGCGACGCCGACCTCATGGTGTGGATTCACGGCGAGACGCCAGAGACCCTGCAGTGGGCGCTGCGCCAGCTGCGCCGCACGGCATTGCTGAAGGGTCTGCTGCCGGTGTGGAACGCCATGGGCGTGCACCGCGACGCCGAGTTCAACAAACGCCACATGCCCTCGTTCATGCTCGGCAAGCCCCCGCAGAGCTGGGTCACGGTGTACCCGTTCGTGCGTTCGTACGAGTGGTACCTGCTGCCCGAGGCCGAGCGCAGCCAGATGCTGCGCGACCACGGCATGAAGGGCGCCGCGTTTCGCACCACGCTCGCCAACACCGTCGCCAGCTTCGCGCTGGGCGACTACGAGTGGATTCTCGCGCTCGAAGACGACGATCTGCTGAACCTGGTCGACATGATGCGTGATCTTCGCCAGACGGATGCTCGGCGGCACGTGCGCGAAGAAGTGCCCTTCTTCACCGGCCGCCGCATCGGCACCGCCGAAATCGTCGAGGTGTTGCAGTGA
- a CDS encoding uroporphyrinogen-III synthase, protein MSISTNTSPTPKPLQGWRVLVPRGGPWGHGVASDLRRFGATPIVAPLINFAPTDDAPALENALQRLAAGDFDWLTVTSATTVDVLSAHRAEVPASTRIAAVGETTAAALTVAGYKVDLVPLEDNSAKGLLSEMKQFEEAGASLRILTLRSELAKPVLTNGLIKRGHSVESVIAYRTIGVPVDPNIREEIAAGFIRAILVTSGSVAEQVQLQLGPIPEGTIVACIGPVTAQDARAYGLRVDVIAEERTAESLIASVIQAALQSR, encoded by the coding sequence ATGTCGATCTCGACGAACACGTCACCCACACCGAAACCGCTGCAGGGCTGGCGCGTGCTCGTGCCGCGCGGTGGGCCCTGGGGGCACGGTGTCGCGAGCGATCTGCGCCGATTCGGGGCGACCCCGATCGTGGCTCCGCTCATCAACTTCGCGCCGACCGACGACGCTCCGGCGCTCGAGAATGCTCTGCAGCGACTGGCTGCGGGCGATTTCGACTGGCTCACGGTGACGAGTGCCACCACTGTCGATGTGCTTTCGGCACACCGGGCAGAGGTTCCGGCATCCACTCGCATCGCCGCCGTCGGCGAGACGACCGCGGCCGCCTTGACGGTAGCCGGCTACAAGGTCGACCTGGTTCCGCTCGAAGACAACTCGGCGAAGGGGCTGCTCTCAGAGATGAAGCAGTTCGAAGAGGCCGGGGCGTCGCTTCGTATTCTCACGTTGCGCAGCGAACTGGCGAAGCCGGTGCTGACGAACGGGCTCATCAAGCGCGGGCACTCCGTGGAGTCGGTGATCGCGTATCGCACCATCGGTGTGCCGGTCGACCCGAACATTCGCGAAGAGATCGCGGCGGGGTTCATCCGGGCGATTCTGGTCACGTCGGGTTCGGTCGCCGAACAGGTACAACTGCAGCTCGGGCCGATTCCCGAAGGCACTATCGTCGCGTGCATCGGGCCGGTGACGGCTCAGGATGCCCGTGCCTACGGCCTGCGCGTCGACGTCATCGCCGAGGAACGCACCGCCGAGTCGCTCATCGCGTCTGTCATCCAGGCGGCGCTGCAGTCGCGCTGA
- a CDS encoding ABC transporter permease has product MRSFGRAIHAEFTKVTTTRLWWILAIIMVAYVALVAGGLTAILGVVGTGSGGAARAPQISDAQRAPLIYSFGSSIGYVFPVLLGALVTTGEFRHKTLTPTFLATPKRGRILVAKLVALFVFGALFGVFAMIGSVGAGSGIMAVFGQDAQLGSSSIWALVARAVLAMALWCAVGVGLGALIPSQVAAIVIVLAFTQFVEPILRFASGLTDWSASIGKFLPGSASDALVGSSFYSLSAPTLVALDWWQGALVLAAYAVVAAVLGYFTSWRRDVT; this is encoded by the coding sequence GTGAGGTCGTTCGGGAGGGCGATCCACGCCGAATTCACGAAGGTCACCACCACGCGGCTGTGGTGGATCCTCGCGATCATCATGGTCGCCTACGTCGCGCTCGTCGCCGGCGGTCTCACGGCGATTCTCGGTGTCGTCGGCACGGGTTCGGGCGGTGCCGCACGCGCACCGCAGATCAGCGACGCCCAGCGTGCACCGCTGATCTACAGCTTCGGATCATCCATCGGCTACGTCTTTCCCGTTCTGCTCGGCGCCCTGGTGACCACGGGCGAGTTTCGGCACAAGACGCTGACGCCCACCTTCTTGGCCACGCCCAAGCGCGGGCGCATCCTGGTGGCCAAGCTCGTGGCGCTCTTCGTGTTCGGTGCGCTGTTCGGCGTCTTCGCCATGATCGGCTCGGTGGGCGCCGGGTCGGGCATCATGGCGGTATTCGGCCAAGATGCGCAGCTCGGCTCGTCGAGCATCTGGGCTCTCGTCGCCCGCGCCGTTCTCGCCATGGCGCTGTGGTGCGCGGTCGGCGTGGGGCTCGGAGCCCTTATTCCGAGCCAGGTCGCGGCCATCGTGATCGTGTTGGCATTCACCCAGTTCGTGGAGCCGATTCTGCGCTTCGCGTCAGGTCTCACCGACTGGAGCGCGTCGATCGGCAAGTTCTTGCCGGGTTCGGCGAGCGACGCCCTGGTCGGGTCGAGCTTCTACTCCCTCTCGGCACCCACTCTTGTAGCGCTCGACTGGTGGCAGGGCGCTCTCGTGCTCGCCGCCTACGCCGTCGTGGCGGCGGTCTTGGGCTACTTCACCTCCTGGCGGCGCGACGTCACCTGA
- a CDS encoding phage holin family protein translates to MADTRSTDSAAPGQPSTGGDTRRTRPHTNNPKTKQSLAELVTALPGLVTALVKDEIALLKAEVISRLTKLGVGAGLIVAALFLLFFVFAVLVAAAVLGIATALPAWLAALIVAAGLFVIAAILILVGVLSIKRGIPPVPEESITSLKKDLNAVKGLGETHE, encoded by the coding sequence ATGGCTGACACGCGCAGTACGGATTCGGCCGCACCGGGCCAGCCGAGCACCGGGGGCGACACGCGTCGTACCCGGCCTCATACGAACAATCCGAAGACCAAGCAGTCGCTGGCCGAACTGGTCACCGCGCTGCCCGGACTAGTGACGGCTCTTGTCAAAGACGAGATCGCGCTGCTCAAGGCCGAGGTCATCAGCCGGCTCACCAAACTCGGCGTCGGCGCGGGTCTCATCGTGGCCGCGCTGTTTTTGCTGTTCTTCGTGTTCGCGGTACTGGTTGCAGCCGCCGTTCTCGGCATCGCCACTGCACTGCCGGCCTGGCTGGCCGCCCTCATCGTGGCCGCCGGGCTCTTCGTCATCGCGGCGATTCTGATTCTCGTGGGTGTGCTCTCGATCAAACGCGGCATCCCCCCGGTGCCCGAAGAGTCGATCACGAGCCTCAAGAAAGACCTGAACGCCGTCAAGGGACTGGGTGAGACGCATGAGTGA
- a CDS encoding ferrochelatase — protein MTAAPAFATAQTPAEAVEAAGTAAVVRGATAAAASGPEHVEVPTAYDAILLASFGGPEGQDDVIPFLRNVTRGRGIPDERLEEVAHHYRAFGGISPINEQNRELKAALEAELASRGIDLPVLWGNRNWAPYLPAALTEAHERGFTKLIAIGTSAYSSYSSCRQYREDYAKALDETGLNGVLQIDKVRQFFDHPGFVSPFIDGVAAAFDEIEQAVPGIDLATEVEVLFSTHSIPMADAERSGPRERGFGEGGAYEAQHRAVAEVVMAAVGAGRASSRPASAEGAAVRDADVATAESGLPQWQLVFQSRSGPPTQPWLEPDVNDVIAGLPARGIRAVVIVPLGFVSDHMEVKWDLDREATDTAADNDLYSVRVPTPGVHREYVSGLIDLVLERVNGVPTAERPALTALGPWYDVCRSGCCENVRLGFKPALAGLTP, from the coding sequence ATCACTGCCGCGCCCGCTTTCGCTACGGCGCAGACCCCGGCTGAGGCCGTCGAGGCCGCCGGTACCGCCGCCGTCGTTCGCGGCGCCACTGCTGCAGCCGCATCGGGCCCCGAGCACGTCGAGGTTCCGACGGCCTACGACGCGATTCTGCTCGCCTCGTTCGGCGGCCCCGAGGGCCAAGACGACGTCATTCCCTTCTTGCGCAACGTCACGCGTGGCCGCGGAATCCCCGACGAGCGTCTCGAAGAGGTCGCCCATCACTACCGCGCGTTCGGCGGCATCAGCCCCATCAACGAGCAGAACCGCGAGCTGAAGGCCGCGCTCGAGGCCGAGCTCGCCTCGCGCGGCATCGACCTGCCGGTGCTCTGGGGCAATCGCAACTGGGCACCCTACCTGCCGGCTGCGCTGACTGAGGCGCACGAACGCGGCTTCACGAAGCTCATCGCCATCGGCACCAGCGCTTACAGCTCGTACTCGAGCTGCCGACAGTACCGCGAAGACTACGCCAAGGCTCTCGACGAGACCGGGCTGAACGGGGTGCTGCAGATCGACAAGGTGCGGCAGTTCTTCGATCACCCGGGGTTCGTCTCGCCGTTCATCGACGGGGTTGCTGCGGCGTTCGACGAGATCGAACAGGCCGTGCCCGGCATCGACCTGGCCACCGAGGTCGAGGTGCTGTTCTCGACGCACTCGATTCCGATGGCCGATGCCGAACGGTCGGGGCCGCGCGAGCGCGGGTTCGGCGAGGGCGGGGCCTACGAGGCTCAGCACCGGGCGGTTGCCGAGGTGGTGATGGCTGCGGTGGGCGCCGGGCGGGCATCCAGCCGCCCGGCATCGGCCGAAGGCGCTGCGGTGCGCGACGCCGACGTGGCCACCGCGGAGAGCGGACTGCCGCAGTGGCAGCTGGTGTTCCAGTCGCGCAGCGGGCCGCCTACGCAGCCGTGGCTCGAGCCCGACGTGAACGACGTGATCGCCGGCTTGCCGGCACGGGGCATCCGTGCCGTGGTGATCGTGCCGCTCGGTTTTGTGAGCGACCACATGGAGGTGAAATGGGATCTCGACCGGGAAGCCACCGACACTGCCGCAGATAACGATTTGTACAGTGTTCGGGTACCGACGCCCGGAGTGCATCGCGAGTACGTCAGCGGCCTGATTGACTTGGTTCTCGAACGAGTGAACGGCGTGCCCACCGCCGAACGCCCCGCTCTCACGGCCCTCGGTCCGTGGTACGACGTCTGCCGCTCGGGCTGCTGCGAGAACGTTCGCCTCGGCTTCAAACCGGCCCTCGCGGGGTTGACCCCGTAA
- the hemC gene encoding hydroxymethylbilane synthase, translating into MTRTLRIATRGSALALAQTGMIAAELTRLTGVEVQITVVTTEGDTSRASLASIGGTGVFASALRAALVAGEADLVVHSLKDLPTAPYPGLRLAAVPSREDPRDALISQGGLTLDELPKGCRIGTGSPRRVAQLLSLRPDATVVDIRGNVDTRLAKVSSGELDAVVLAAAGLTRLGRLDAVTEFFDLALWPTAPGQGALALEAREEDSIPELVMIDDADTRLSITAERAVLAALEAGCTAPIGANATVTRPAFSSSAFELTLTAAVYSADGEEELGSSQSVRLGGALAEAVAGAGLADPSAAFAAQVEAAEALGRAVAAQLLDDGAAELAELGAR; encoded by the coding sequence ATGACCCGAACCTTACGAATCGCCACCCGGGGCAGTGCCCTCGCTCTTGCCCAGACCGGCATGATCGCGGCAGAGCTGACCCGGCTTACCGGTGTCGAGGTGCAGATCACAGTGGTGACGACCGAGGGTGATACCTCACGGGCATCCCTCGCCAGCATCGGCGGCACCGGAGTGTTCGCCAGCGCGCTTCGCGCCGCCCTCGTCGCGGGCGAAGCCGACCTGGTGGTGCACTCGCTGAAAGACCTGCCGACCGCGCCGTACCCGGGGTTGCGGCTCGCCGCGGTTCCGTCTCGTGAAGACCCGCGTGACGCGCTCATCTCGCAAGGCGGCCTGACTCTCGACGAGCTGCCGAAGGGCTGCCGCATCGGAACGGGTTCACCCCGCCGGGTCGCTCAGCTATTGAGTCTGCGACCGGATGCCACGGTTGTGGACATTAGAGGTAATGTCGACACCAGGCTGGCAAAGGTGTCGAGCGGGGAACTTGATGCCGTGGTGCTTGCTGCCGCTGGTCTCACCAGACTGGGCAGGCTCGACGCTGTCACCGAGTTCTTCGATCTTGCACTGTGGCCGACCGCACCGGGCCAGGGCGCACTGGCACTTGAAGCGCGCGAGGAGGACAGCATTCCCGAGTTGGTCATGATCGACGATGCAGACACGCGTCTCTCGATAACCGCCGAGCGCGCCGTTCTCGCCGCGCTCGAAGCCGGATGCACGGCTCCCATCGGGGCGAACGCCACCGTGACGCGCCCCGCCTTCTCTTCTTCTGCGTTCGAGCTCACTCTGACGGCTGCGGTGTACAGCGCCGACGGCGAAGAGGAGCTCGGCAGCAGCCAGTCGGTTCGGCTCGGCGGAGCGCTCGCCGAGGCGGTGGCCGGCGCCGGGCTCGCCGACCCGAGCGCGGCCTTCGCTGCGCAGGTCGAAGCGGCAGAAGCGCTCGGTCGCGCGGTCGCCGCACAATTGCTCGATGACGGCGCCGCAGAGCTCGCCGAGTTGGGGGCGCGCTGA
- the hemL gene encoding glutamate-1-semialdehyde 2,1-aminomutase, which translates to MSESDVLFARANVSIPGGVNSPVRAFRSVGGTPRFMVSARGAYITDADGVEYVDLVNSWGPAILGHAHPEVVAAVQDAAARGLSFGASTPAETELAEAVRARMSVAGLAPVEKVRLVSTGTEATMTAIRLARGFTGRDLLVKFAGHYHGHSDSLLAEAGSGLATLAMPASAGVTAATAAQTLVLPYNDLDAVREVFAAHPGRIAAVITEAAAANMGVVAPDAAFNATLADIVHENGALLILDEVLTGFRVGPAGWWGLEVTGRSLGASVSSGGGTDARRAAASASGASTPSAGANARDLGGELPYSPDLFTFGKVIGGGMPLAALGGRADVMDYLAPVGPVYQAGTLSGNPVAVAAGLATLRLADEAVYAKLDSAASTVSNAVSEALTAEGVAHSVQRAGNLFSFAFGEFAGGAGPRTYAQVQGQESFRYAPFFHHMLDAGVSLPPSVFEAWFVSAALDDSAIDRIVSALPGAARSAREVSQAG; encoded by the coding sequence GTGTCTGAGTCCGATGTGTTGTTCGCCAGAGCGAACGTTTCGATACCGGGCGGCGTCAACTCGCCCGTGCGGGCCTTTCGTTCGGTGGGCGGAACACCGCGGTTCATGGTGTCGGCCCGTGGCGCGTACATCACCGACGCCGATGGGGTCGAATACGTCGACCTGGTGAACTCGTGGGGGCCGGCGATTCTCGGCCACGCGCATCCGGAGGTCGTTGCTGCGGTTCAGGATGCCGCAGCGCGAGGCCTCTCGTTCGGCGCCTCGACTCCCGCTGAGACCGAGCTCGCTGAAGCCGTTCGGGCCCGCATGTCGGTGGCTGGTCTCGCCCCCGTGGAGAAGGTTCGACTGGTGTCGACCGGTACCGAAGCAACGATGACGGCCATCCGTCTGGCACGAGGATTCACCGGCCGCGACCTGCTCGTCAAGTTCGCCGGGCACTATCACGGGCATTCGGATTCGCTGCTCGCCGAGGCGGGATCGGGCCTGGCCACGCTCGCGATGCCCGCGTCGGCCGGGGTCACCGCGGCGACGGCCGCCCAGACGCTGGTGCTGCCGTACAACGATCTCGATGCCGTGCGCGAGGTGTTCGCCGCGCATCCGGGTCGTATCGCAGCCGTTATCACCGAGGCTGCGGCCGCGAACATGGGCGTGGTCGCGCCCGACGCCGCCTTCAATGCGACGCTCGCGGACATCGTGCACGAGAACGGTGCGCTGCTCATTCTCGACGAGGTGCTCACCGGGTTCCGGGTGGGGCCGGCGGGGTGGTGGGGGCTCGAGGTGACGGGCCGGTCGCTCGGTGCGTCGGTGTCGTCTGGTGGCGGGACGGATGCCCGGCGTGCAGCCGCGAGCGCGAGCGGAGCGTCGACTCCCTCGGCCGGCGCAAACGCGCGCGACCTGGGCGGCGAGCTGCCCTACAGCCCCGACCTGTTCACATTCGGAAAGGTCATCGGCGGCGGCATGCCACTTGCCGCGCTCGGTGGCCGGGCCGACGTGATGGACTACCTTGCTCCGGTCGGTCCGGTGTACCAGGCAGGCACGCTCTCGGGTAACCCGGTGGCCGTCGCCGCGGGGCTCGCCACCCTGCGCCTGGCCGATGAGGCTGTTTATGCGAAGCTCGACAGTGCGGCATCCACTGTCTCGAACGCCGTGTCGGAGGCGTTGACCGCCGAGGGCGTGGCGCACTCGGTGCAGCGCGCCGGCAATTTGTTCAGCTTCGCGTTCGGCGAGTTCGCGGGCGGGGCGGGGCCCCGCACGTACGCTCAGGTGCAGGGCCAGGAGTCGTTCCGCTACGCGCCGTTCTTTCACCACATGCTCGACGCGGGCGTCTCGCTTCCGCCCTCGGTCTTCGAGGCGTGGTTCGTGTCGGCGGCACTCGACGATTCGGCCATCGATCGTATCGTCTCGGCGCTTCCGGGCGCGGCTCGTTCCGCTCGCGAGGTTTCCCAGGCAGGATAG
- the hemB gene encoding porphobilinogen synthase, which produces MSSLGSGRGGFDGGRSWNSSVRPRRLRATPAMRRLVAETRLNPAELVLPLFVRQGDEPRALSSMPGILQHTTESVRAAVNEAADLGLGGVMLFGVPDEKDAIGSGATDPDGILNEATRVVVAEVGDALVVQTDLCLDEFTDHGHCGVLDAEGRVDNDATLLRYRDMALAQAEAGSELLGLSGMMDGQVAAVRDALDSEGFTNTAILAYSAKYASAFYGPFREAVGSSLRGDRKSYQQDPANRREGLYETQLDLEQGADIVMVKPAMSYLDVLADVAAMSPVPVWAYQVSGEYAMIEAAAANGWIDRERAVFESVTSIRRAGADVVLTYFAPEIARALREPLA; this is translated from the coding sequence ATGAGTTCTCTTGGTTCCGGGCGCGGTGGGTTCGATGGCGGGCGGAGCTGGAACTCCAGCGTGCGGCCGCGGCGGCTGCGGGCGACTCCGGCGATGCGGCGACTCGTTGCCGAGACACGGTTGAACCCCGCCGAGCTGGTGCTGCCCCTTTTTGTTCGGCAGGGCGACGAGCCGCGTGCGCTCAGCTCGATGCCGGGCATCCTGCAGCACACCACCGAGAGCGTGCGGGCTGCCGTGAATGAGGCTGCCGATCTGGGGCTCGGCGGCGTGATGCTGTTCGGGGTTCCCGACGAGAAAGACGCTATCGGATCAGGCGCGACCGACCCCGACGGCATCTTGAACGAGGCCACCCGGGTGGTCGTCGCCGAGGTGGGCGACGCGCTCGTGGTGCAGACCGACCTCTGCCTCGACGAATTCACCGACCACGGGCACTGTGGTGTGCTCGACGCCGAGGGGCGCGTCGACAACGATGCCACCCTGCTGCGCTACCGCGACATGGCGCTCGCGCAGGCCGAAGCCGGCTCGGAGCTGCTGGGGCTCTCGGGCATGATGGACGGCCAGGTGGCCGCCGTGCGCGATGCGCTCGACTCCGAGGGCTTCACCAATACCGCGATTCTCGCCTACTCGGCCAAGTACGCCTCGGCGTTCTACGGGCCTTTTCGCGAAGCGGTCGGCTCATCGCTGCGCGGCGACCGCAAGTCATACCAGCAAGACCCGGCCAACCGGCGCGAGGGTCTCTACGAGACTCAGCTCGACCTCGAGCAGGGCGCCGACATCGTGATGGTGAAGCCCGCGATGAGCTACCTCGACGTACTGGCCGACGTGGCGGCGATGTCGCCCGTTCCCGTGTGGGCCTACCAGGTGTCGGGCGAGTACGCGATGATCGAAGCCGCGGCAGCGAACGGCTGGATCGATCGGGAGCGCGCCGTCTTCGAGTCGGTCACGAGCATCCGCCGCGCCGGGGCCGACGTGGTGCTGACGTACTTCGCGCCCGAGATCGCTCGCGCGCTGCGCGAACCGCTGGCGTGA